The Deltaproteobacteria bacterium genome window below encodes:
- a CDS encoding hydroxymethylglutaryl-CoA reductase, degradative — translation MTLTVSAPGKAFLIGEYAVLEGAPAYVTAVDVRAVAHDASDDRPAASSAVVSCAHARTAAFLEARGAAIGSAPAVETGGFTLGHRKLGLGSSAAVAAAVVGYHLAAAGLELADDETRTHALALAQAAHAESQGGTGSGADVATAVHGATIRFVDRQVDAVTLPGWLSLGFVDAGAPAVTSSFVQAVRASATHAAQGYREGMSLLRAAAAGFAEAIAAGGGGFASLREAVALHVRGLDVLQRAAAVPILTDAIVGIVELCAKAGVAAKPSGAGGGDLVVLFAPDRGAIDRLAEPLRQLGWPLLGELRAPSEGLRTDARVPTVSRLSGFFKLSPAARRRAVAEATGLPPERLEALAQARLDEAHADHMIENVVGTFELPLAIATNFRINGRDVLVPMCVEEASVVAAASNAAKMIREGGGFAAHSDPPWMIAQVQLVRESARRSAVDVLAVVREHEPELLALADAAHPRLVARGGGARAIEARVLADDMAVVHVLVDCQDAMGANLLNTVAEQVAVRLAELTGWNPGLRILSNLADRRRAHVSCRVPASALAGKGFTGPEVVTRIVAASRFAELDPYRAATHNKGIMNGVDAVVLATGNDWRAMESSAHAYAAQTGRYGPLATWRVGDEGHLEGRMSLPAAVGVVGGSTQAHPVAKLALEILGAPSAAFLGQVMAAAGLASNLAALRAMATEGIQRGHMSLHARAVALSAGAVGTEVESLATLLVECGEIKVERATALLATLRNPSQSS, via the coding sequence GTGACGCTGACCGTGTCGGCGCCGGGCAAGGCGTTCCTCATCGGCGAATACGCCGTGCTCGAGGGCGCGCCCGCCTACGTCACAGCGGTCGACGTGCGCGCGGTCGCCCACGACGCGAGCGACGATCGACCCGCGGCCAGCTCCGCGGTGGTGAGCTGCGCGCACGCCCGCACGGCCGCCTTCCTCGAGGCCCGCGGGGCCGCGATCGGCTCTGCACCCGCGGTCGAGACCGGCGGCTTCACGCTCGGCCATCGCAAGCTCGGGCTGGGCTCGAGCGCGGCAGTCGCGGCCGCCGTGGTCGGATATCACCTCGCGGCCGCCGGTCTCGAGCTCGCCGACGACGAGACCCGCACCCACGCGCTGGCGCTGGCCCAGGCCGCCCACGCCGAGAGTCAGGGCGGCACCGGTAGCGGTGCCGACGTGGCCACGGCGGTGCACGGCGCGACCATCCGCTTCGTCGATCGCCAGGTCGATGCGGTCACCCTGCCCGGCTGGTTGTCGCTCGGGTTCGTCGACGCCGGCGCCCCCGCGGTGACGAGCTCGTTCGTGCAGGCGGTGCGTGCGTCGGCGACCCATGCCGCGCAGGGCTACCGCGAGGGCATGTCGCTGCTGCGCGCGGCCGCGGCCGGATTCGCCGAGGCGATTGCGGCCGGAGGCGGCGGTTTCGCGAGCCTGCGCGAGGCGGTGGCACTGCACGTGCGGGGCCTCGACGTGCTGCAGCGTGCGGCGGCGGTGCCGATCCTCACCGATGCGATCGTCGGCATCGTCGAGCTGTGTGCGAAGGCCGGCGTCGCGGCCAAGCCCTCGGGGGCCGGCGGCGGTGATCTGGTGGTGTTGTTCGCGCCCGATCGCGGTGCCATCGACCGCTTGGCCGAGCCGCTGCGCCAGCTCGGCTGGCCGCTGCTCGGCGAGCTACGGGCGCCCAGCGAAGGCCTGCGCACCGATGCCCGCGTGCCCACCGTGTCGCGACTGTCGGGCTTCTTCAAGCTCAGCCCCGCGGCACGGCGCCGTGCGGTCGCCGAGGCCACCGGGCTGCCGCCGGAGCGGCTCGAGGCGCTCGCGCAGGCGCGGCTCGACGAGGCCCACGCCGACCACATGATCGAGAACGTCGTCGGCACCTTCGAGCTGCCGCTGGCGATCGCGACCAACTTCCGCATCAACGGCCGCGACGTGCTGGTGCCGATGTGCGTCGAGGAGGCCTCGGTGGTCGCCGCGGCGTCGAATGCCGCGAAGATGATCCGCGAGGGCGGCGGCTTCGCGGCCCACTCCGATCCGCCGTGGATGATCGCCCAGGTGCAGCTGGTCCGCGAGAGCGCGCGGCGCAGCGCCGTCGACGTGCTCGCGGTGGTCCGCGAGCACGAGCCCGAGCTGCTCGCACTGGCCGACGCCGCGCATCCGCGGCTGGTCGCCCGCGGCGGTGGTGCACGTGCGATCGAGGCCCGCGTGCTGGCCGACGACATGGCCGTCGTCCACGTGCTGGTCGACTGCCAGGACGCGATGGGGGCCAACCTGCTCAACACCGTGGCCGAGCAGGTCGCGGTGCGGCTGGCCGAGCTCACCGGCTGGAACCCCGGCCTGCGGATCCTGAGCAACCTCGCCGATCGTCGCCGCGCCCATGTCTCGTGCCGCGTGCCCGCGTCGGCGCTGGCCGGCAAGGGCTTCACCGGCCCCGAGGTGGTCACGCGCATCGTCGCGGCCTCGCGCTTCGCCGAGCTCGATCCCTACCGCGCGGCGACCCACAACAAGGGCATCATGAACGGCGTCGACGCGGTCGTGCTCGCGACCGGCAACGACTGGCGCGCGATGGAATCGTCGGCCCACGCCTACGCCGCGCAGACCGGCCGCTACGGTCCGCTCGCGACTTGGCGCGTCGGCGACGAGGGCCACCTCGAGGGCCGCATGAGCCTGCCGGCCGCGGTCGGCGTGGTCGGTGGCTCGACCCAGGCCCACCCCGTCGCCAAGCTCGCGCTCGAGATCCTCGGCGCGCCCTCGGCCGCCTTCCTCGGCCAGGTCATGGCCGCAGCGGGTCTCGCGAGCAACCTCGCGGCCCTGCGCGCGATGGCCACCGAGGGCATCCAGCGCGGCCACATGTCCCTGCACGCGCGCGCCGTGGCGCTGTCCGCCGGCGCCGTTGGAACCGAGGTCGAGTCGCTCGCCACCTTGCTCGTCGAGTGCGGCGAGATCAAGGTCGAGCGCGCGACCGCCCTGCTCGCGACCCTGCGCAACCCCTCGCAATCGAGCTGA
- the hpnC gene encoding squalene synthase HpnC: MVNATEPRLYCVPAQLVDDDGSFRQAPPDGAPPGPWTTAAGYRWCERMAASHYENFPVASKFLPPHLRPHVAAIYAFARTADDFADEPRFEGRRSQALAAWESLLEACYHRDVEHPVFIALRDTVRRHNIPIGPLRALLTAFRMDLTKHRYTSFNELLGYCTHSANPVGQLVLFVHGHREPDLHRFSDEICSALQIANFLQDLSVDIPRGRIYIPEEDLVHFGVAHDDLFGRRMTEEFRELMRYELARVRAMFHRGRPLIRRVSPGLSMELDATWRGGMAILDRIEALEYTTLIHRPTLEKRDMAGIALRSLFAFGRRFLRGEA; the protein is encoded by the coding sequence ATGGTCAACGCCACCGAACCCCGTCTCTACTGCGTACCGGCCCAGCTGGTCGACGACGATGGCAGCTTCCGCCAGGCTCCGCCCGACGGCGCGCCGCCGGGACCGTGGACGACCGCCGCCGGTTACCGCTGGTGCGAGCGCATGGCCGCCAGCCACTACGAGAACTTTCCGGTCGCGTCGAAGTTCCTGCCGCCGCACCTGCGGCCGCACGTCGCGGCGATCTACGCCTTCGCCCGCACCGCCGACGACTTCGCCGACGAGCCGCGCTTCGAGGGCCGTCGCTCGCAGGCGCTCGCGGCGTGGGAGAGCCTGCTCGAGGCCTGCTACCACCGCGACGTCGAGCACCCGGTGTTCATCGCCCTGCGCGACACCGTGCGGCGCCACAACATCCCGATCGGGCCGCTGCGAGCGCTGCTCACCGCGTTCCGCATGGACCTCACCAAGCACCGCTACACCAGCTTCAACGAGCTGCTCGGCTACTGCACCCACTCGGCCAACCCGGTCGGCCAGCTGGTGCTGTTCGTGCACGGTCATCGCGAGCCCGACCTGCACCGCTTCAGCGACGAGATCTGCAGCGCGCTGCAGATTGCGAACTTCCTGCAGGACCTCTCGGTCGACATCCCGCGCGGTCGCATCTACATCCCGGAGGAGGACCTGGTGCACTTCGGGGTCGCCCACGACGATCTGTTCGGTCGTCGCATGACCGAAGAGTTCCGCGAGCTGATGCGCTACGAACTCGCCCGCGTGCGCGCGATGTTCCACCGCGGCCGTCCGCTCATCCGCCGGGTCTCGCCGGGCCTGTCGATGGAGCTCGACGCGACCTGGCGCGGCGGCATGGCGATCCTCGATCGCATCGAGGCGCTCGAGTACACCACCTTGATCCACCGCCCGACGCTGGAGAAGCGCGACATGGCCGGCATCGCGCTGCGCTCGTTGTTCGCGTTCGGCCGCCGGTTCCTGCGCGGAGAGGCGTGA
- the hpnD gene encoding presqualene diphosphate synthase HpnD: MDRLGPLAQSLPRRGVKLLRRLTKRSSSNFAFAFLFLGPEQRDALKQVYEFCRVVDDIVDERPPGDEGVAQARAGLQHWREEVARVYDAGDGAPTTPLGQALQQSLQRFPYPRHGFDEIIAGCEMDLERTRYADMEELRLYCYRVASCVGLLCIAIFGDTSPAAARYAEHLGLALQLTNILRDVGEDALRGRVYLPLALLERHGLRDEDILEQRYDARFVAFASEFAAAAEAEYRQAWDALAQADLRALVPAEVMGRTYHRILVEIREREFNVYTRRASLRRRDKLKVAALAIARAGFGLRS, translated from the coding sequence ATGGACCGCCTGGGCCCGCTCGCGCAGTCGCTTCCCCGTCGTGGGGTCAAGCTGCTGCGCCGGCTGACCAAGCGCAGCTCCTCGAACTTCGCGTTCGCGTTCCTGTTCCTCGGGCCCGAGCAGCGCGACGCGCTCAAGCAGGTCTACGAGTTCTGTCGCGTGGTCGACGACATCGTCGACGAGCGTCCGCCCGGTGACGAGGGTGTCGCGCAGGCGCGCGCCGGGCTGCAGCACTGGCGCGAGGAGGTCGCGCGCGTCTACGACGCGGGCGATGGCGCTCCGACCACGCCGCTGGGCCAGGCGCTGCAGCAGAGCCTCCAGCGCTTCCCCTACCCGCGCCACGGCTTCGACGAGATCATCGCCGGCTGCGAGATGGACCTCGAGCGCACGCGCTACGCCGACATGGAGGAGCTGCGGCTGTACTGCTACCGCGTCGCGTCGTGCGTGGGGCTGCTGTGCATCGCGATCTTCGGCGACACCTCGCCAGCCGCGGCCCGCTACGCCGAGCACCTCGGGCTCGCGCTGCAGCTCACGAACATCCTGCGCGACGTCGGCGAGGATGCGCTGCGCGGCCGCGTGTACCTGCCGCTGGCGCTGCTCGAGCGCCACGGTCTGCGCGACGAGGACATCCTCGAGCAGCGCTACGACGCTCGCTTCGTCGCGTTCGCCAGCGAGTTCGCGGCCGCGGCCGAGGCCGAGTACCGCCAGGCCTGGGACGCCCTCGCGCAGGCCGACCTGCGCGCGCTGGTGCCCGCGGAGGTCATGGGCCGCACCTACCACCGCATCCTCGTCGAGATCCGCGAGCGCGAGTTCAACGTCTACACCCGCCGGGCCTCGCTGCGCCGGCGCGACAAGCTGAAGGTCGCCGCGCTGGCGATTGCGCGTGCCGGCTTCGGCCTGCGCTCGTGA
- a CDS encoding FAD-dependent oxidoreductase, protein MDTASTNADSNGAGASTNTTPPVVVIGAGFAGLAAAVRLVEAGRRVIVLEATKAGGGRSRSFGHDSGLELDNGQHLMMGCYHETLAFLRTIGTDGDVAFQRNLSIDMVKPGGRRVKLRCPALPAPLHLAAGLLTMRGLGPLHKASALRMGMFLRGEVVRPDDNETCDAWLHRLGQTEGIRGAFWDPLIWAVLNDDPLIASAAMLVAVLERAFLGTRDASRLGVPRVPLSRLYVDGATQWLRSRDAELRFGSSVRAIEIDDRGVSGVVLRGGERIATREVVTAVPPFALLECLPEAVLRTPVLQDVAKLTTSPIINLWLFLERPLFDDVPFLGLVNSPLHWMFDRTRIEGRDPSDTVLLNCTMSGARGFVDDSPETLVELWKSEMTRYFPAARPIVRQAKVVKEKRATISHAAGTYHFRPETRAPVRGLYFAGDWVRTGIPATIESAVCSGHMAAAAVLER, encoded by the coding sequence ATGGACACCGCCAGCACCAACGCCGACAGCAACGGCGCGGGCGCCAGCACGAACACCACGCCGCCCGTGGTCGTGATCGGGGCTGGCTTCGCGGGCCTCGCCGCGGCCGTGCGCCTGGTCGAGGCCGGCCGTCGCGTGATCGTGCTGGAGGCGACCAAGGCCGGCGGCGGACGCTCGCGCTCGTTCGGCCACGACAGCGGGCTCGAGCTCGACAACGGGCAGCACCTGATGATGGGCTGCTACCACGAGACGCTGGCGTTCCTGCGCACCATCGGCACCGACGGTGACGTCGCGTTCCAACGCAACCTGTCGATCGACATGGTCAAGCCGGGTGGCCGCCGGGTGAAGCTGCGTTGCCCCGCACTGCCGGCGCCGCTGCACCTCGCGGCCGGCTTGCTCACGATGCGGGGGCTGGGCCCGCTGCACAAGGCCTCGGCACTGCGCATGGGCATGTTCCTGCGCGGCGAGGTGGTGCGGCCCGACGACAACGAGACCTGCGACGCGTGGTTGCACCGGCTGGGGCAGACCGAGGGCATCCGCGGCGCGTTCTGGGATCCACTCATCTGGGCCGTGCTGAACGACGACCCACTCATCGCGTCGGCGGCGATGTTGGTCGCGGTGCTCGAGCGGGCGTTCCTCGGCACCCGCGACGCGTCGCGTCTGGGCGTGCCGCGCGTGCCGCTGTCGCGGCTGTACGTCGACGGTGCCACGCAGTGGCTTCGCAGCCGTGACGCCGAGCTGCGCTTCGGCAGCAGCGTGCGTGCCATCGAGATCGACGATCGTGGGGTGTCCGGCGTCGTGCTCCGCGGTGGTGAGCGCATCGCCACCCGCGAGGTGGTGACCGCGGTGCCACCGTTCGCGCTGCTCGAGTGCCTACCCGAGGCGGTGCTGCGCACGCCGGTGCTGCAGGACGTCGCCAAGCTCACCACCAGCCCGATCATCAACCTGTGGCTGTTCCTCGAGCGACCGCTGTTCGACGACGTGCCGTTCCTCGGGCTGGTCAACTCGCCGCTGCACTGGATGTTCGACCGCACTCGCATCGAGGGCCGCGATCCCAGCGACACCGTGCTGCTCAACTGCACGATGTCGGGGGCCCGCGGCTTCGTCGACGACAGCCCCGAGACCCTGGTCGAGCTGTGGAAGAGCGAGATGACACGCTACTTCCCCGCGGCGCGGCCGATCGTGCGACAGGCCAAGGTCGTGAAGGAGAAGCGCGCGACCATCAGCCACGCCGCCGGCACCTATCACTTCCGCCCCGAGACCCGCGCGCCGGTGCGGGGGCTCTACTTCGCCGGCGACTGGGTGCGCACCGGCATCCCCGCGACCATCGAGTCTGCGGTCTGCAGCGGTCACATGGCCGCCGCCGCCGTGCTCGAGCGCTAG
- a CDS encoding TolC family protein, with protein sequence MRRATGWHGPAVFSLAVALAWPARGSAAPPASADAGATSSPRVGPRDVPDDDLDAPGAGATTAGGASAFEVPVAQRDDPYGPRPSGVPVLSFEQITRFALVNPAVRAAQAQVEAMRARARKAQFAWVPIIDTTTVLSPGANVKCDDVVLQKADASMQDFQFCHPGGDPNLDIQSAGDYFKQLGRAGVRFAFQLDTVIPLYTFGKIKNVRKAADAAVALTKLQKTATEQETLLRVEQAHTTLQLARESIVILREAQGVLDKASARVEKDLGGDDFDDDDAGNPDRDPDDRMKVRLASYELEEQMREALKVESLALSALWALAGAAAPRGFDVAKSELAAVQLEGGRRNLAHYKELAVRSRPEAKMAAAGVQLRKAQERLARSNFLPDLGIALSVGVARTNAADTAMSTLYYVDNYNFSRVTAALALRWRFDFHNDAFDLLASRADLRAAEYQRDAAQLLLGRDVEEAFADLVDAGATLELRRAGTKEAWKLVVSQEQKDSVGGGNSGELLRALEKWYKWRFAHVEAVGQHNIAAARLSRAVGVPLWGASPRKSSEAR encoded by the coding sequence GTGCGACGCGCGACCGGCTGGCACGGGCCTGCAGTGTTCTCGCTGGCGGTGGCGCTCGCGTGGCCCGCACGGGGTTCGGCGGCACCGCCGGCGAGCGCCGACGCCGGCGCCACCAGCTCGCCCCGCGTCGGTCCCCGCGACGTCCCCGACGACGACTTGGATGCGCCTGGCGCCGGCGCCACGACGGCCGGGGGCGCGTCCGCGTTCGAGGTGCCCGTCGCCCAGCGCGATGACCCGTACGGCCCGCGCCCGTCGGGGGTGCCCGTGCTCTCGTTCGAGCAGATCACCCGCTTCGCGCTGGTGAACCCCGCCGTGCGTGCCGCACAGGCGCAGGTCGAAGCCATGCGGGCGCGTGCACGCAAGGCCCAGTTCGCGTGGGTGCCGATCATCGACACCACCACCGTGCTCAGCCCGGGCGCCAACGTGAAGTGCGACGACGTCGTGCTGCAGAAGGCCGACGCCAGCATGCAGGACTTCCAGTTCTGCCATCCCGGCGGCGACCCCAACCTCGACATCCAGAGCGCGGGCGACTACTTCAAGCAGCTCGGCCGCGCGGGCGTGCGCTTCGCGTTCCAGCTCGACACCGTCATCCCGCTGTACACCTTCGGGAAGATCAAGAACGTGCGCAAGGCCGCCGACGCGGCCGTGGCCCTCACGAAGCTGCAGAAGACCGCGACCGAGCAGGAGACGCTGCTGCGCGTCGAGCAGGCCCACACCACGCTGCAGCTCGCGCGCGAGTCGATCGTGATCCTGCGCGAGGCCCAGGGTGTGCTCGACAAGGCCAGCGCGCGGGTCGAGAAGGACCTCGGCGGTGACGACTTCGACGACGACGATGCCGGCAATCCCGATCGCGATCCCGACGACCGCATGAAGGTTCGGCTCGCGAGCTACGAGCTCGAGGAGCAGATGCGCGAGGCGCTGAAGGTCGAGTCGCTCGCGTTGTCCGCCCTGTGGGCACTCGCCGGCGCCGCGGCGCCACGCGGGTTCGACGTCGCGAAGTCCGAGCTGGCGGCGGTCCAGCTCGAAGGCGGCCGGCGCAACCTCGCCCACTACAAGGAGCTGGCCGTGCGCAGCCGCCCGGAGGCGAAGATGGCGGCGGCCGGCGTGCAGCTGCGCAAGGCGCAGGAGCGCCTGGCGCGATCGAACTTCTTGCCCGATCTCGGGATCGCGCTCTCGGTCGGCGTCGCACGCACCAACGCCGCCGACACGGCGATGAGCACGCTCTACTACGTCGACAACTACAATTTCTCGCGGGTCACCGCGGCCCTGGCGCTACGCTGGCGCTTCGACTTCCACAACGATGCCTTCGATCTGCTCGCCAGCCGCGCGGACCTCCGCGCCGCCGAGTACCAGCGCGATGCCGCCCAGCTGTTGCTGGGTCGTGACGTCGAGGAGGCCTTCGCGGACCTCGTCGACGCGGGCGCCACATTGGAGCTGCGCAGGGCCGGCACGAAGGAGGCGTGGAAGCTGGTGGTGTCCCAGGAACAGAAGGACTCCGTCGGCGGCGGCAACTCCGGCGAGCTGCTTCGGGCGCTGGAGAAGTGGTACAAGTGGCGATTCGCCCACGTAGAAGCGGTGGGCCAGCACAACATCGCCGCCGCGCGGCTCTCCCGCGCCGTGGGGGTGCCGCTGTGGGGCGCCTCACCGCGAAAGTCGTCCGAAGCTCGCTAG
- a CDS encoding ABC transporter substrate-binding protein yields MLRLFISSIVIASALVPVSAHAAGGGGGGGDAATEDDAAALEAGAAEEIAAAGSAMDEFKKQHDVVQLLVKSKVPDQALQEAVDQLLDYKAIANLALGGKNRADRRCEPRCAEFEELLARLIRQNYLKRVRQADTGKVEYLGEEKRPRASKVTTRVTFTNKDGASQQVEVAYVMHVVDGKWQVRDMITDGVSLAKNYRYEFGKILRDEGVDGLIARLDTKLADLAKTE; encoded by the coding sequence ATGCTCCGCCTCTTCATCAGCTCCATCGTCATCGCCAGCGCCCTGGTTCCCGTCTCCGCCCACGCCGCGGGCGGTGGTGGCGGTGGGGGTGATGCCGCGACGGAGGATGATGCCGCGGCACTCGAGGCCGGCGCCGCCGAGGAGATCGCGGCGGCTGGCAGTGCGATGGACGAGTTCAAGAAGCAGCACGACGTGGTGCAGCTGCTGGTGAAGTCGAAGGTCCCCGACCAGGCCCTGCAGGAGGCGGTGGACCAGCTGCTCGACTACAAGGCGATCGCCAACCTGGCCCTGGGCGGCAAGAACCGCGCGGACCGCCGCTGCGAGCCCCGCTGCGCCGAGTTCGAGGAGCTGCTCGCCCGCCTCATCCGCCAGAACTATCTCAAGCGGGTGCGCCAGGCCGACACCGGCAAGGTCGAGTACCTCGGCGAGGAGAAGCGCCCGCGCGCCAGCAAGGTCACCACCCGCGTGACCTTCACCAACAAGGACGGCGCCTCCCAGCAGGTCGAAGTTGCGTACGTGATGCACGTCGTCGACGGCAAGTGGCAGGTCCGCGACATGATCACCGACGGCGTCAGCCTGGCGAAGAACTACCGCTACGAGTTCGGCAAGATCCTGCGCGACGAGGGCGTCGACGGCCTCATCGCCCGCCTCGACACCAAGCTCGCCGACCTCGCCAAGACCGAATAG
- a CDS encoding thioredoxin family protein, translated as MSLLALLAAPAGASPSAELGTYAWAFGQGVLVDLTPCVYPLIPVTVAVFGAKGVSRPRALFLASAYVLGMATLYTSLGVLVASTGGAFGTWLADPRVVLPITVLLLALAASMFGAFDLQLPVSLQSRLNTVGGAGPVGAFLMGLVSGFISAPCSGPALVALLALIAKSSAQGHSVAFGASLLFTYALGMGTLFFAVALGASLFRPGVWMEHVKSVFGIALLVMAYWFMRPLSNDLADFVLHEQFGLWIGVALALAGIAAGAVHLSFHGDRGEQVRKALAVAVAAFGAIVALNNVMFVKLPWRYVHDFAELDAALSDRDPTRPVLVDFAASWCLPCKEMELQTFGHPSVEPTLVDDYTLVKIDVSEGTDDQSRLQEMFDSETLPSVLVYGSAIDLRAEIAARREGDATMPEPAVRFRALVDAETFRLAIAPVR; from the coding sequence ATGTCACTGCTCGCCCTCCTCGCCGCGCCAGCCGGCGCGTCGCCCTCCGCCGAGCTCGGCACCTACGCCTGGGCCTTCGGTCAGGGCGTGCTCGTCGACCTCACGCCCTGCGTGTACCCGCTCATCCCCGTGACCGTCGCGGTGTTCGGGGCCAAGGGCGTATCGCGACCGCGCGCGCTCTTCCTCGCCAGCGCGTACGTGCTCGGCATGGCCACGCTCTACACCTCGCTGGGCGTGCTGGTGGCGTCGACCGGCGGGGCGTTCGGCACCTGGCTCGCCGATCCGCGGGTGGTGCTGCCCATCACCGTGCTGCTGCTGGCGCTCGCGGCCAGCATGTTCGGCGCCTTCGATCTCCAGCTGCCGGTGTCGCTGCAGAGCCGGCTCAACACGGTCGGCGGGGCGGGACCCGTCGGCGCGTTCCTCATGGGGCTGGTGTCGGGCTTCATCTCGGCGCCGTGCAGTGGACCGGCGCTGGTGGCCTTGCTGGCGTTGATCGCCAAGTCGTCCGCGCAGGGGCACTCGGTCGCGTTCGGGGCCTCGCTGCTGTTCACCTACGCGCTCGGCATGGGCACGCTGTTCTTCGCGGTCGCGTTGGGCGCGAGCCTGTTCCGCCCCGGCGTGTGGATGGAACACGTCAAGAGCGTGTTCGGCATCGCGCTGCTGGTCATGGCGTACTGGTTCATGCGGCCGCTCTCCAACGACCTGGCCGACTTCGTGCTGCACGAGCAGTTCGGGCTTTGGATCGGCGTCGCGCTGGCGCTGGCCGGCATCGCGGCCGGTGCGGTGCACCTGAGCTTCCATGGCGATCGCGGCGAGCAGGTGCGCAAGGCGTTGGCGGTGGCGGTGGCGGCCTTCGGGGCCATCGTCGCGCTCAACAACGTGATGTTCGTGAAGCTGCCGTGGCGCTACGTGCACGACTTCGCCGAGCTCGACGCGGCGCTGTCCGATCGCGACCCGACGCGCCCGGTGCTGGTCGACTTCGCGGCCAGCTGGTGCCTGCCGTGCAAGGAGATGGAGCTGCAGACCTTCGGTCACCCCAGCGTGGAGCCGACGCTGGTCGACGACTACACGCTGGTGAAGATCGATGTCTCCGAGGGCACCGACGACCAGTCGCGGCTGCAGGAGATGTTCGACAGCGAGACGTTGCCGAGCGTGCTGGTGTACGGATCGGCGATCGATCTGCGGGCCGAGATCGCGGCGCGCCGCGAGGGTGACGCGACCATGCCCGAGCCTGCGGTGCGCTTTCGGGCGCTGGTGGACGCCGAGACCTTCCGGCTCGCGATTGCGCCGGTGCGATGA
- a CDS encoding thioredoxin family protein, whose product MHDREALVAALREAGTTPVVIDVGATWCAPCLDLERNTLADARVLAALRDHALVRVDVSAGTPAQEGMQAFFDALSLPRLLVFDDASALREALMASAPQAPRARVVVKTYVDADELLALLGAAAPTP is encoded by the coding sequence GTGCACGATCGCGAGGCGCTGGTCGCCGCGCTGCGCGAGGCCGGCACCACGCCGGTCGTGATCGACGTCGGCGCGACATGGTGCGCGCCGTGCCTCGATCTCGAACGCAACACGCTCGCCGATGCCCGCGTGCTGGCGGCGCTGCGGGACCACGCGCTCGTGCGCGTCGACGTCAGCGCCGGCACCCCCGCGCAGGAGGGCATGCAGGCGTTCTTCGACGCGCTGTCGCTGCCGCGGCTGCTGGTCTTCGATGACGCCTCGGCGCTGCGCGAGGCGCTGATGGCATCCGCGCCGCAGGCCCCCCGGGCGCGCGTGGTGGTGAAGACCTACGTCGATGCCGACGAGCTGCTGGCGCTGCTGGGCGCAGCCGCCCCGACGCCGTGA